A genomic window from Sorex araneus isolate mSorAra2 chromosome 2, mSorAra2.pri, whole genome shotgun sequence includes:
- the LOC129402045 gene encoding 40S ribosomal protein S24-like: protein MNDTVTIRTRKFMTNRLLQRKQMVIDVLHPGKATVPKTEIREKLAKMYKTTPDVIFVFGFRTHFGGGKTTGFGMIYDSLDHAKKNEPKHRLARHGLYEKKKTSRKQRKERKNRMKKVRGTAKANVGAGKNKE from the coding sequence ATGAACGACACGGTCACCATCCGGACCCGGAAGTTCATGACCAACCGCCTGCTCCAGCGGAAGCAGATGGTCATCGACGTCCTTCACCCTGGGAAGGCCACGGTCCCCAAGACGGAGATTCGAGAGAAGCTTGCCAAGATGTACAAGACCACTCCAGATGTCATTTTCGTGTTTGGATTCAGAACCCATTTTGGCGGCGGCAAGACAACCGGCTTTGGGATGATTTACGATTCTCTGGACCACGCAAAGAAAAACGAGCCCAAACACAGACTGGCAAGACACGGCCTGTATGAGAAGAAAAAGACCTCACGCAAACAGAGAAAGGAACGCAAGAACAGGATGAAGAAAGTCAGGGGGACCGCCAAGGCCAACGTTGGCGCCGGCAAAAATAAGGAGTAA